Proteins encoded within one genomic window of Sebastes fasciatus isolate fSebFas1 chromosome 18, fSebFas1.pri, whole genome shotgun sequence:
- the snw1 gene encoding SNW domain-containing protein 1, with product MSLASFLPAPTQLSQDQLEAEEKLRAQKSYSTALVSSRREPPPYGHRKGWVPRTLEDFGDGGAFPEIHVAQFPLEMGRKKKTSNALAVQVDAEGKVKYDAIARQGQNKDKVIFSKYVDLLPKEVLNEDTPELQKPDEETVKELTEKTRSALDKQVSQKIAAAMPVRAADKQAPAQYIRYTPSQQGVAFNSGAKQRVIRMVEMQKDPMEPPRFKINKKIPRGPPSPPAPVMHSPSRKMTVKEQQEWKIPPCISNWKNAKGYTIPLDKRLAADGRGLQTVHINENFAKLAEALYIADRKAREAVEMRAQVEKKMAQKEKEKKEEKLRELAQMARDRRAGIKSHGDKGGEDSEVRERDEIRHDRRKERQHDRNISRAAPDKRSKLQRDQDRDISELIALGVPNPRSASEAQYDQRLFNQSKGMDSGFAGGEDETYNVYDQPFRGGRDMASNIYRPSKNIDKDAYTDDFDTLMHNNRFVPDKEFSGADHGQRREGPVQFEEDPFGLDKFLEEAKQHGGSKRPSTSSRSKDDYHDKKRRKE from the exons atGTCTCTAGCGAG CTTCTTACCGGCGCCGACCCAGCTGTCTCAGGACCAGCTGGAGGCCGAGGAAAAGCTCCGGGCCCAGAAGTCCTACTCCACCGCCCTGGTGTCGTCCCGCAGGGAGCCTCCTCCGTATGGACACAGAAAGGGCTGGGTGCCTCGCACTCTGGAG GACTTTGGAGATGGAGGAGCTTTCCCAGAGATCCATGTGGCCCAGTTTCCTCTGGAGATGGGtaggaagaagaagacatcCAATGCCCTGGCGGTGCAGGTGGATGCAGAAGGAAAGGTCAAATATGACGCTATCGCCAGACAAGGACAGAACAAGGATAAG GTGATCTTCAGTAAGTACGTAGACCTTCTACCAAAAGAAGTTCTGAATGAAGATACTCCAGAACTACAGAAGCCTGATGAGGAGACTGTAAAAGAG CTGACGGAGAAGACTCGCAGTGCCCTGGACAAGCAGGTGTCTCAAAAGATCGCTGCTGCCATGCCTGTAAGAGCCGCAGACAAACAAGCTCCTGCACAGTACATCAG ATACACCCCATCCCAGCAGGGAGTGGCTTTTAACTCAGGGGCCAAACAGAGGGTGATCCGCATGGTGGAAATGCAGAAAGATCCGATGGAACCTCCACGTTTCAA GATCAACAAGAAGATTCCTCGAGGACCTCCTTCTCCCCCTGCCCCTGTCATGCATTCCCCAAGCAGAAAG ATGACAGTCAaggagcagcaggagtggaAGATTCCTCCGTGCATCTCCAACTGGAAAAACGCCAAG GGCTACACAATTCCTCTTGACAAACGTCTGGCTGCTGATGGCAGGGGGCTGCAAACCGTTCATATCAATGAAAACTTTGCTAAGCTGGCCGAGGCGCTCTACATCGCTGATAGAAAG GCCAGAGAGGCAGTGGAGATGAGAGCCCAGGTAGAGAAGAAGATGGCCcagaaggagaaggaaaagaaggaggagaaactGAGGGAACTGGCCCAAATGGCTCGAGACCGCAGGGCAGGGATCAAAAGTCACGGGGACAAAG GTGGCGAGGACAGCGAGGTCAGGGAGCGTGACGAGATCCGCCATgacagaaggaaagaaagacagCACGACAGGAACATTTCCAGGGCTGCTCCTGATAAGAG GTCGAAGCTGCAGAGAGACCAGGACAGGGACATTAGCGAGCTCATCGCTCTGGGCGTGCCCAACCCTCGTTCCGCCAGCGAGGCCCAGTATGACCAGCGGCTCTTCAATCAGAGCAAG GGTATGGATAGTGGCTTTGCTGGTGGTGAGGATGAGACGTACAACGTGTACGACCAGCCGTTCCGTGGCGGCAGAGACATGGCTTCAAACATCTACCGGCCCAGCAAGAATATAGACAAGGACGCCTACACAGATGACTTTGACACGCTCATGCACAACAACAG GTTCGTTCCAGACAAAGAGTTCTCAGGTGCCGACCACGGGCAAAGGCGGGAAGGGCCCGTCCAGTTTGAGGAGGATCCCTTCGGTCTGGACAAGTTCTTGGAGGAGGCCAAGCAGCACGGCGGCTCCAAGAGGCCGTCCACCAGCAGCCGCTCAAAGGACGACTACCACGACAAGAAACGCAGGAAGGAGTGA